A region of Pyxidicoccus parkwaysis DNA encodes the following proteins:
- a CDS encoding DUF3293 domain-containing protein — translation MTDSEWEALAKAYRATRYVIRPQAFTGGHEWVLRVDAPHPELDEALTALGHGEWAFLTAWNPGSRPCSPAENDRAQQRLRLELAEGGWEALEAVGVAEDASWSEDSLFVPGLPREEAERLGRAHGQVAVLVGRVGGPAELLFCEDTRTKR, via the coding sequence ATGACCGACTCTGAGTGGGAGGCATTGGCGAAAGCCTATCGCGCAACGCGCTATGTCATCCGTCCCCAGGCCTTCACCGGAGGCCACGAGTGGGTGCTGCGGGTGGACGCGCCGCACCCCGAGCTAGACGAAGCACTCACGGCCCTGGGCCACGGTGAGTGGGCCTTCCTGACGGCGTGGAACCCGGGCTCGCGCCCGTGCTCTCCAGCGGAGAACGACCGTGCGCAGCAACGGCTGAGGTTGGAATTGGCGGAGGGAGGCTGGGAGGCGCTGGAGGCCGTCGGCGTGGCGGAGGACGCGAGCTGGTCCGAGGACAGCCTCTTCGTCCCGGGCCTGCCGCGCGAGGAGGCCGAGCGCCTGGGTCGCGCCCACGGACAGGTGGCGGTGCTGGTGGGCCGCGTCGGCGGGCCCGCGGAGCTGCTGTTCTGCGAGGACACGCGCACGAAGCGCTGA
- a CDS encoding M48 family metalloprotease, which yields MALRLRVLPLLLLALSACVRNPATGKRMLSLVSQDQEISLGKQGAQDVKQSIGLIDDAKVQEYVASVGLPMAKHSERPELPWSVQAVDDPVVNAFALPGGPVFVTRGLLTHLNSEAELASVLGHEIGHITARHSVQQLSKAQLAQAGLLVGSVLSEDVAKFGGLAAAGLQLLFLKYGRDDERQADELGFRYMLQAGYDVREAADVFVTLQRVSQTAGSSLPNWLSTHPDPGERVQTARRRAEEAHVDFSRLKQGREEYLAILQGMPYGNDPRQGFFEGSRFLHPSLRFQLTFPQGWKTANQTQAVLAVSPKEDAIVGLTLAGKTSPEEALRAFSTQQGIQVLGTPATGYPPGSVYFEAQTEQGTIRGVTTFLTHGGATLQLLGYTAAPALPTYDDAFRATFSSFGELTDAAALNVQPARIELVKLTAPMTVKEFQAKYPSTIPVEEVALINGVEPGDTLPAGHTVKRVTGGVKPSP from the coding sequence ATGGCCCTTCGACTCAGGGTGTTGCCCCTGCTGCTGCTCGCGCTGAGCGCCTGTGTGCGCAACCCCGCCACGGGCAAGCGCATGCTGTCCCTCGTATCCCAGGACCAGGAAATCTCCCTCGGCAAGCAGGGCGCGCAGGACGTGAAGCAGAGCATCGGCCTCATCGACGATGCGAAGGTGCAGGAGTACGTGGCCTCGGTGGGCCTGCCCATGGCGAAGCACTCGGAGCGGCCCGAGCTGCCGTGGTCGGTGCAGGCGGTGGACGACCCGGTGGTGAATGCCTTCGCGCTGCCGGGCGGCCCCGTCTTCGTCACGCGCGGGCTGCTCACCCACCTCAACTCGGAGGCGGAGCTGGCCTCGGTGCTGGGGCATGAAATCGGCCACATCACCGCGCGGCACTCGGTGCAACAGCTCTCCAAGGCGCAGCTCGCGCAGGCGGGCCTGCTGGTGGGCAGCGTGCTCAGCGAGGACGTCGCGAAGTTTGGAGGGCTCGCCGCCGCGGGCCTCCAGCTCCTCTTCCTCAAGTACGGCCGCGACGACGAGCGTCAGGCCGACGAGCTGGGCTTCCGCTACATGCTGCAAGCCGGCTACGACGTGCGCGAGGCGGCGGACGTCTTCGTCACGCTGCAGCGCGTGAGTCAGACCGCGGGCAGCAGCCTGCCCAACTGGCTGTCCACGCACCCCGACCCGGGCGAGCGCGTGCAGACGGCACGGCGGCGCGCCGAGGAGGCCCACGTGGACTTCAGCCGCTTGAAGCAGGGCCGCGAGGAGTACCTCGCCATCCTCCAGGGCATGCCCTACGGGAACGACCCGCGCCAGGGCTTCTTCGAGGGCAGCCGCTTCCTCCACCCGAGCCTGCGCTTCCAGCTCACCTTCCCTCAGGGCTGGAAGACGGCGAACCAGACGCAGGCGGTGCTCGCCGTCAGCCCGAAGGAGGACGCCATCGTCGGCCTGACGCTGGCCGGCAAGACGTCACCCGAGGAGGCGCTCCGGGCCTTCTCCACGCAGCAGGGCATCCAGGTGCTGGGCACGCCGGCCACGGGCTACCCGCCGGGCTCGGTGTACTTCGAGGCGCAGACGGAGCAGGGCACCATCCGAGGCGTCACCACCTTCCTCACGCACGGAGGCGCGACGCTGCAGCTCCTCGGCTACACGGCGGCGCCCGCGCTCCCGACGTACGATGACGCCTTCCGAGCCACCTTCAGCAGCTTCGGAGAGCTGACGGATGCGGCCGCGCTGAACGTCCAGCCCGCGCGCATCGAATTGGTGAAGCTGACCGCGCCCATGACGGTGAAGGAGTTCCAAGCGAAGTACCCCTCCACCATTCCGGTGGAGGAGGTGGCCCTCATCAACGGCGTGGAGCCCGGGGACACCCTTCCCGCGGGCCACACGGTGAAGCGAGTCACGGGAGGCGTGAAGCCCTCGCCGTGA
- a CDS encoding ester cyclase, which yields MTRHVTLLLCALGWLSGCATLSPAERTAALEAQNKERARLLTEELYNLRKLDRIPEFIAQDFVDHSPGASAEATGPALVRQQAEASFQAFPDLKFDILHLVADGDMVVVHWKATGTDPKNLDAAGNPKPLLLDGQSLYRMRDGKVVEAWDISDRLSPLLQRGYKVVPPKP from the coding sequence ATGACACGACACGTGACGTTGTTGCTCTGCGCGCTGGGGTGGCTGTCCGGCTGCGCCACCCTGTCTCCCGCGGAGCGCACCGCGGCGTTGGAAGCGCAGAACAAGGAGCGCGCGCGGCTGCTCACCGAGGAGCTCTACAACCTCCGCAAGCTGGACCGCATCCCCGAGTTCATCGCCCAGGACTTCGTGGACCACTCGCCCGGCGCGTCGGCCGAGGCCACGGGCCCGGCCCTCGTGCGCCAGCAGGCGGAGGCCAGCTTCCAGGCGTTCCCCGACCTCAAGTTCGACATCCTCCACCTCGTCGCCGACGGAGACATGGTGGTGGTGCACTGGAAGGCCACCGGCACCGACCCGAAGAACCTGGACGCGGCCGGCAACCCGAAGCCGCTGCTGCTCGACGGCCAGTCGCTCTACCGCATGCGCGATGGCAAGGTGGTGGAGGCCTGGGACATCTCGGACAGGCTCTCCCCGCTCCTCCAGCGCGGCTACAAGGTGGTGCCGCCGAAGCCGTGA
- a CDS encoding acyl-CoA dehydrogenase family protein, translated as MVEDTRPTAHELLSLPRLAPLVPMLYVAWTDGELTHEELRALGEAARQQPWLDLRSNIVLARWLDPILPPSASELVVVREHIRHTAEKLFHSGQQSLAELGAHLAEVAAGRDGLPAPMPELSQALKQLEDSLGISGREAVRALVPAAAPAPKRVAPSEPTSFDPEALRAVLDRKYPEAREQVRAWLDAPAFRYTDAHDTDAYRDRVFAWLKSLADQGLGRIAYPEGNETRADLGAFIAAFETLAFFDLSLVVKAGVHFGLFGASILFLGTERHHREYLPKVASLELPGCFAMSELRHGSNVRDVETVARYDKETGEFVVHTPDDGARKEWIGNAARHGRIATVFAQLEVGGKALGVHALLVPLRDVHGKVLPGVRIEDCGEKMGLNGVDNGRIWFDHVRVPRENLLDRFGQVDAKGEYQSSIPGDSKRFFTMLGTLVAGRVSVACAALSAAKSGLTIAVRYGDMRRQFGPVGAQEVRLLDHQTHQLRLLKPLAKTYALDFALEYLVERYVKRTEEDAREVEALAAGLKAYASWHTTAVLQEAREACGGQGYLTANRLPALKADTDVFTTFEGDNTVLMQLVAKGLLTGYRQRFEDDRVHAVLKLLADRAAGVVERNPFTTRRTDVEHLRDGDFQLRVLRYREEDLMASVSRRLRKRLGAGVEAFEAFNQCQEHLLALAHAHVERLVLEQFLKGVEAVREPGLKTVLGRLCDLYGLSCLESASGWFLEHGLLEGSKARAIRKEVERLCAEVRPDAVALVDAFGIPDTCLAAPIGLGRLAP; from the coding sequence ATGGTGGAAGACACCCGTCCGACAGCGCACGAACTGCTCTCGCTTCCCCGCCTCGCGCCGCTCGTGCCCATGCTGTACGTCGCGTGGACGGACGGCGAGCTCACCCACGAGGAGCTGCGCGCGCTCGGCGAGGCGGCCCGGCAGCAGCCCTGGCTCGACCTGCGCTCCAACATCGTGCTGGCGCGCTGGCTGGACCCCATCCTCCCGCCGAGCGCCAGTGAGCTCGTGGTGGTGCGCGAGCACATCCGCCACACCGCCGAGAAACTGTTCCACAGTGGTCAGCAGAGCCTCGCGGAGCTGGGCGCGCACCTCGCGGAGGTGGCCGCCGGCAGGGACGGCCTGCCCGCGCCCATGCCCGAGCTGTCCCAGGCGCTGAAGCAGTTGGAGGACTCCCTGGGCATCTCCGGCCGCGAGGCCGTGCGAGCCCTGGTGCCCGCCGCCGCGCCCGCGCCGAAGCGCGTCGCCCCCAGCGAGCCCACCTCCTTCGACCCGGAGGCGCTGCGCGCGGTGCTGGACCGCAAGTACCCCGAGGCCCGCGAGCAGGTCCGCGCGTGGCTGGACGCGCCGGCCTTCCGCTACACGGACGCGCACGATACGGATGCGTATCGCGACCGGGTGTTCGCCTGGCTGAAGTCGCTCGCGGACCAGGGGCTGGGCCGCATCGCCTACCCGGAAGGGAACGAGACGCGCGCGGACCTGGGCGCCTTCATCGCCGCGTTCGAGACGCTGGCCTTCTTCGACCTGAGCCTCGTGGTGAAGGCGGGCGTCCACTTCGGACTCTTCGGCGCGAGCATCCTCTTCCTCGGCACGGAGCGGCACCACCGCGAGTACCTGCCGAAGGTGGCCTCGCTGGAGCTGCCCGGCTGCTTCGCGATGAGCGAGCTGCGCCACGGCTCCAACGTGAGGGATGTGGAGACGGTGGCGCGCTACGACAAGGAGACCGGCGAGTTCGTCGTCCACACGCCCGACGACGGCGCGCGCAAGGAGTGGATTGGGAACGCCGCGCGTCACGGGCGCATCGCCACGGTGTTCGCGCAGCTCGAGGTCGGCGGCAAGGCGTTGGGAGTCCACGCGCTGCTGGTGCCGCTGCGCGACGTGCACGGCAAGGTGTTGCCGGGAGTCCGCATCGAGGACTGCGGCGAGAAGATGGGCCTCAACGGCGTGGACAACGGCCGCATCTGGTTCGACCACGTGCGCGTGCCGCGAGAGAACCTGCTGGACCGCTTCGGCCAGGTGGACGCGAAGGGCGAGTACCAGAGCAGCATTCCGGGCGACTCGAAGCGCTTCTTCACCATGCTGGGCACGCTGGTGGCGGGCCGGGTGAGCGTGGCGTGCGCGGCGCTGAGCGCGGCCAAGAGCGGGCTGACGATTGCGGTGCGCTACGGCGACATGCGGCGCCAGTTCGGCCCGGTGGGCGCGCAGGAGGTGCGGCTCCTGGACCACCAGACGCACCAACTCCGGCTCCTGAAGCCGCTGGCGAAGACGTACGCGCTGGACTTCGCGCTGGAGTACCTGGTGGAGCGCTACGTGAAGCGCACGGAGGAGGACGCGCGCGAGGTGGAGGCGCTGGCGGCGGGCCTGAAGGCATATGCGTCCTGGCACACCACGGCGGTGCTCCAGGAGGCCCGCGAGGCGTGCGGAGGCCAGGGCTACCTCACGGCCAACCGGCTGCCGGCGCTGAAGGCGGACACGGACGTGTTCACCACGTTCGAGGGTGACAACACGGTGCTGATGCAGCTCGTGGCCAAGGGCCTGCTGACGGGCTACCGGCAGCGCTTCGAGGACGACCGCGTGCACGCGGTGCTGAAGCTGCTGGCGGACCGGGCCGCGGGGGTGGTGGAGCGCAATCCCTTCACCACGCGCCGCACGGACGTGGAGCACCTGCGCGACGGAGACTTCCAGCTGCGCGTGCTGCGCTACCGCGAGGAGGACCTGATGGCCTCGGTGTCACGCCGGCTGCGCAAGCGGCTGGGCGCGGGCGTGGAGGCATTCGAGGCATTCAACCAGTGCCAGGAGCACCTGCTCGCGCTGGCGCACGCGCACGTGGAGCGGCTGGTGCTGGAGCAGTTCCTGAAGGGCGTGGAGGCGGTGCGGGAGCCGGGGCTGAAGACGGTGCTGGGACGGCTGTGCGACCTCTATGGCCTGTCGTGCCTGGAGTCGGCCAGCGGCTGGTTCCTGGAGCACGGGCTCCTGGAGGGCAGCAAGGCGCGAGCCATCCGCAAGGAGGTGGAGCGGCTGTGCGCGGAGGTGCGGCCGGACGCGGTGGCGCTGGTGGACGCGTTTGGGATTCCGGACACCTGCCTCGCCGCGCCCATCGGCCTGGGCCGGCTGGCGCCATGA
- a CDS encoding phospholipase D-like domain-containing protein: MGELQELEEMLPQAGAHFLDSDRERAKHEMQGPFFLPPGPTGFSFALYQSVGVGLIPGHRLELLENSTVFDRMVEDIRNAKQSVHILVYIWRPSRVSDRIVEALVERARAGVQCRVVVDPVGSEQVRGDKDFDLQVEKRLTDAGVEVHYYRLLAGKVVGRLLGRTHNKIVVVDGRIGYTGGFGIWKVWEGDGLKPEEWRDTHVRVEGPEVRRMQLSFSRHWQESGGGLLPPSAFPELEEQETQGPAGAGFVDSAGKLGVTDAERMVRLVIAAARERLWIANAYFTPPNAILEQLEEKCRQGVEIRLLGPGPIHDVPIIRASQRSTYERLLDAGVRIYEYQPSMMHSKTLIVDDWLAVVGSTNLDVLSLNKLGEGSLVMNDPEFVRKLERCWAKDLRHSKEITLENGGRTNPWRRLARRSTQLVGRDR, encoded by the coding sequence ATGGGCGAGCTGCAGGAACTGGAGGAGATGCTGCCGCAGGCCGGGGCGCACTTCCTCGATAGCGACCGGGAGCGGGCGAAGCACGAGATGCAGGGGCCTTTCTTCCTGCCACCCGGGCCCACGGGGTTCTCCTTCGCGCTCTACCAGTCCGTGGGCGTGGGGCTCATTCCGGGCCACAGGCTGGAGCTCCTGGAGAACAGCACCGTCTTCGACCGCATGGTCGAGGACATCCGCAACGCGAAGCAGAGCGTGCACATCCTCGTCTACATCTGGCGGCCGAGCCGCGTGTCGGACCGCATCGTCGAGGCGCTGGTGGAGCGCGCCCGCGCGGGCGTGCAGTGCCGCGTGGTGGTGGACCCGGTGGGCAGCGAGCAGGTCCGCGGCGACAAGGACTTCGACCTCCAGGTGGAGAAGCGGCTCACCGACGCGGGCGTGGAGGTGCACTACTACCGGCTGCTCGCGGGCAAGGTGGTGGGGCGGCTCTTGGGGCGCACCCACAACAAGATTGTCGTCGTCGACGGACGCATTGGCTACACGGGCGGCTTCGGCATCTGGAAGGTGTGGGAGGGCGACGGCCTCAAGCCCGAGGAGTGGCGCGACACCCACGTGCGCGTCGAGGGCCCGGAAGTCCGCCGCATGCAGCTGTCCTTCTCGCGCCACTGGCAGGAGTCCGGTGGCGGGCTGCTGCCTCCGAGCGCCTTCCCCGAGCTGGAAGAGCAGGAGACGCAGGGGCCCGCCGGCGCGGGCTTCGTGGACAGCGCGGGCAAGCTGGGCGTCACGGACGCGGAGCGCATGGTCCGGCTCGTCATCGCCGCCGCTCGCGAGCGGCTGTGGATTGCGAATGCGTACTTCACCCCGCCCAACGCGATTCTGGAGCAGCTCGAGGAGAAGTGCCGGCAGGGCGTGGAGATTCGCCTGCTAGGGCCCGGGCCCATCCATGACGTGCCCATCATCCGCGCGTCGCAGCGTTCCACGTATGAGCGACTGCTGGATGCGGGTGTGCGCATCTACGAGTACCAGCCGTCGATGATGCATTCGAAGACCCTCATCGTGGATGACTGGCTCGCGGTGGTGGGCTCCACGAATCTGGACGTGCTGTCGCTCAACAAGCTGGGCGAGGGCTCGCTGGTGATGAACGACCCGGAGTTCGTCCGGAAGCTGGAGCGGTGCTGGGCGAAGGACCTGCGCCACTCGAAGGAAATCACGCTGGAGAATGGTGGCCGCACCAACCCCTGGCGGCGCCTGGCTCGGCGGAGCACGCAGCTCGTGGGGCGGGACCGGTAG
- a CDS encoding endonuclease III domain-containing protein, with protein MVAEPPPREDKAPFDIDEVLGRIREEVRRYADAAMFALAANGHDSLFEQLIACILSIRTRDEVSLPVSLALLGCASTPDAMARLTPDEIDEVISPVTFHEPKARQIHAIAVRTRDEFNGTLPCDAEVLQSFKGVGPKCAHLALGIACGHEAISVDIHVHRVTNRWGYVHARSPEATLKALEAQLPRAYWVEINRLLVPFGKHVCTGTRPKCSTCPVLKYCRQVGVTDHR; from the coding sequence GTGGTGGCCGAGCCGCCGCCTCGCGAGGACAAGGCCCCCTTCGACATCGACGAGGTCCTCGGCCGCATCCGCGAAGAGGTCCGCCGCTACGCCGACGCCGCGATGTTCGCGCTCGCCGCGAACGGCCATGACTCGCTCTTCGAGCAGCTCATCGCCTGCATCCTCTCCATCCGCACCCGGGACGAGGTGAGCCTGCCGGTGTCGCTCGCGCTGCTCGGCTGCGCGTCTACACCCGACGCCATGGCCCGGCTCACCCCGGACGAAATCGACGAGGTCATCAGCCCCGTCACCTTCCACGAGCCGAAGGCGCGGCAGATTCACGCCATCGCCGTGCGCACGCGCGACGAGTTCAACGGCACGCTGCCGTGTGACGCCGAGGTGCTCCAGTCCTTCAAGGGCGTGGGCCCCAAGTGCGCGCACCTCGCGCTCGGCATCGCCTGCGGGCACGAGGCCATCAGCGTGGACATCCACGTGCACCGCGTGACGAACCGCTGGGGCTACGTGCACGCCCGCTCACCGGAGGCGACACTGAAGGCGCTGGAGGCCCAACTCCCGCGCGCGTACTGGGTGGAAATCAACCGGCTGCTGGTGCCCTTCGGCAAGCACGTGTGCACGGGCACGCGGCCGAAGTGCTCCACGTGCCCGGTGCTGAAGTACTGCCGGCAGGTCGGTGTGACGGACCACCGCTGA
- a CDS encoding GNAT family N-acetyltransferase, protein MSTSTETLVLRPIEPRDDAAVASIIRKVMPEFGADGPGFAIHDPEVSTMSAAYARPRHAYFVLEREGRVIGGAGIAPLEGGDAGVCELRKMYFLPEARGLGAGERMLRRCLDFAREAGFKLCYLETLAGMKQAQKLYRRLGFEPLCAPMGKTGHFGCDNWYALDLTKPAA, encoded by the coding sequence ATGAGCACGAGCACGGAAACCCTGGTCCTCCGTCCCATCGAGCCTCGGGACGACGCGGCGGTGGCCTCCATCATCCGCAAGGTGATGCCTGAGTTCGGCGCGGACGGCCCCGGCTTCGCCATCCACGACCCCGAGGTCTCCACCATGAGCGCGGCCTACGCGCGTCCCCGTCACGCCTACTTCGTGCTGGAGCGCGAAGGCCGCGTCATCGGAGGAGCCGGCATCGCCCCGCTGGAGGGCGGAGACGCGGGCGTCTGCGAGCTGCGCAAGATGTACTTCCTCCCCGAGGCCCGAGGCCTGGGAGCGGGCGAGCGCATGCTGCGCCGCTGCCTCGACTTCGCGCGCGAGGCGGGCTTCAAGCTCTGCTACCTGGAGACGCTCGCGGGGATGAAGCAGGCACAGAAACTCTACCGCCGCCTCGGCTTCGAGCCCCTCTGCGCCCCCATGGGCAAGACGGGCCACTTCGGCTGCGACAACTGGTACGCGCTGGATTTGACGAAGCCGGCCGCCTGA